One window of Triticum dicoccoides isolate Atlit2015 ecotype Zavitan chromosome 5A, WEW_v2.0, whole genome shotgun sequence genomic DNA carries:
- the LOC119303609 gene encoding wall-associated receptor kinase 2-like isoform X2 — translation MPTPSKSRLLPRPVQLLLILAGAAAMAGAEELAEQLPITRPGCPDKCGNLSIPFPFGLMPGCFREGFQVICDHSVDPPRAFLADTDNNRMTVTDSDASAASDAAAYLGFNTSYFPVELVDMSADMSQARAYGPITSGCSTNSTQYRFQTQAMTLGVTQGPFAVSQTLNVVVGVGWRVDVAMDGSSTLACSTGTGRELAARNGSCAGQGCCEAALPPEPVYGSVQPGLVVPNENALWRSSPCSYAMVVEKSRYVFSTPDLYGDTLLMESFPVVLDFAIVGNASCPAKGQRPPPDYACASSNSYCVNATVGLSGYALSYVCKCSEYYEGNPYIANGCRDIDECKFPDLYYCSSKGICKNRPGGYDCPCKPGMRGDGKLGQCVEKFPIVAKAIVGCFRM, via the exons ATGCCCACGCCCTCCAAATCCAGGCTGCTGCCGCGGCCAGTCCAGCTTCTACTCATTCTTGCAGGCGCAGCAGCCATGGCCGGGGCTGAAGAACTAGCCGAGCAGCTGCCGATCACACGTCCGGGCTGCCCTGACAAGTGCGGCAACCTGAGCATCCCGTTCCCCTTCGGCCTGATGCCCGGCTGCTTCCGCGAGGGCTTCCAGGTCATCTGCGACCACTCCGTCGACCCCCCTCGAGCGTTCCTCGCCGACACCGATAACAACCGCATGACGGTCACCGACAGCGACGCCTCGGCGGCCTCCGACGCCGCCGCCTATCTGGGGTTCAACACCTCGTATTTTCCGGTGGAGCTGGTGGACATGTCAGCCGACATGAGCCAGGCGCGGGCGTACGGCCCCATCACGTCCGGCTGCAGCACCAACAGCACCCAGTACAGGTTCCAAACTCAGGCCATGACGCTCGGCGTCACGCAGGGGCCGTTCGCCGTGTCGCAGACGCTCAACGTCGTCGTCGGCGTGGGCTGGAGGGTCGACGTCGCCATGGACGGCTCGAGCACGCTCGCCTGCAGCACTGGCACGGGGCGGGAGCTCGCGGCGAGGAACGGGTCGTGCGCGGGGCAGGGCTGCTGCGAGGCCGCCCTGCCCCCGGAGCCGGTGTACGGCAGCGTCCAGCCGGGGCTCGTGGTCCCGAACGAAAACGCCCTGTGGAGGTCCAGCCCGTGCTCCTACGCCATGGTGGTCGAGAAGTCGCGCTACGTCTTCTCCACGCCGGACCTGTACGGCGACACGCTGCTGATGGAGAGTTTCCCCGTCGTGCTAGACTTCGCCATCGTCGGGAACGCCTCGTGCCCGGCGAAAGGCCAGCGGCCACCTCCGGACTACGCGTGCGCCAGCAGCAACAGCTACTGTGTCAACGCCACGGTTGGCCTCTCCGGCTATGCACTCAGCTACGTGTGCAAATGCTCGGAGTACTACGAGGGCAACCCTTACATCGCCAATGGATGCCGAG ACATCGATGAGTGCAAGTTCCCGGATCTATACTACTGCTCGAGCAAAGGCATATGCAAGAACAGGCCGGGAGGATATGACTGTCCATGCAAGCCAGGAATGAGAGGCGATGGGAAATTGGGACAGTGTGTGGAGAAATTTCCCATTGTAGCCAAGGCGATTGTGG GATGTTTTCGCATGTAG
- the LOC119303609 gene encoding wall-associated receptor kinase 2-like isoform X1 produces the protein MPTPSKSRLLPRPVQLLLILAGAAAMAGAEELAEQLPITRPGCPDKCGNLSIPFPFGLMPGCFREGFQVICDHSVDPPRAFLADTDNNRMTVTDSDASAASDAAAYLGFNTSYFPVELVDMSADMSQARAYGPITSGCSTNSTQYRFQTQAMTLGVTQGPFAVSQTLNVVVGVGWRVDVAMDGSSTLACSTGTGRELAARNGSCAGQGCCEAALPPEPVYGSVQPGLVVPNENALWRSSPCSYAMVVEKSRYVFSTPDLYGDTLLMESFPVVLDFAIVGNASCPAKGQRPPPDYACASSNSYCVNATVGLSGYALSYVCKCSEYYEGNPYIANGCRDIDECKFPDLYYCSSKGICKNRPGGYDCPCKPGMRGDGKLGQCVEKFPIVAKAIVGIIGGISIIVVISFLVLLRKERRKTRELYEKNGGPTLERAKNIKIFKKEELVPILKESNLIGRGGFGIVYKGTLGKEQVAVKQPISGSLLENDQFANEVIIQSQVIHKNIVRLIGCCLEVGTPLLVYKFLSGGSLDDILHSKDKKPLNLDIRLSISVESADGLAYMHSKTNTKILHGDVKPANILLDDKFVPKISDFGISRLIAGDKDHTGKVIGDLSYMDPVYLQPGLLTEKSDVYSFGVVLLELISRKKATHSDNNNLVKSFLEVHNNENRATNLFDNEIAAAEDMELLQNLTGMAVECLNLDVDQRPAMADIAHRLLILNKSRRW, from the exons ATGCCCACGCCCTCCAAATCCAGGCTGCTGCCGCGGCCAGTCCAGCTTCTACTCATTCTTGCAGGCGCAGCAGCCATGGCCGGGGCTGAAGAACTAGCCGAGCAGCTGCCGATCACACGTCCGGGCTGCCCTGACAAGTGCGGCAACCTGAGCATCCCGTTCCCCTTCGGCCTGATGCCCGGCTGCTTCCGCGAGGGCTTCCAGGTCATCTGCGACCACTCCGTCGACCCCCCTCGAGCGTTCCTCGCCGACACCGATAACAACCGCATGACGGTCACCGACAGCGACGCCTCGGCGGCCTCCGACGCCGCCGCCTATCTGGGGTTCAACACCTCGTATTTTCCGGTGGAGCTGGTGGACATGTCAGCCGACATGAGCCAGGCGCGGGCGTACGGCCCCATCACGTCCGGCTGCAGCACCAACAGCACCCAGTACAGGTTCCAAACTCAGGCCATGACGCTCGGCGTCACGCAGGGGCCGTTCGCCGTGTCGCAGACGCTCAACGTCGTCGTCGGCGTGGGCTGGAGGGTCGACGTCGCCATGGACGGCTCGAGCACGCTCGCCTGCAGCACTGGCACGGGGCGGGAGCTCGCGGCGAGGAACGGGTCGTGCGCGGGGCAGGGCTGCTGCGAGGCCGCCCTGCCCCCGGAGCCGGTGTACGGCAGCGTCCAGCCGGGGCTCGTGGTCCCGAACGAAAACGCCCTGTGGAGGTCCAGCCCGTGCTCCTACGCCATGGTGGTCGAGAAGTCGCGCTACGTCTTCTCCACGCCGGACCTGTACGGCGACACGCTGCTGATGGAGAGTTTCCCCGTCGTGCTAGACTTCGCCATCGTCGGGAACGCCTCGTGCCCGGCGAAAGGCCAGCGGCCACCTCCGGACTACGCGTGCGCCAGCAGCAACAGCTACTGTGTCAACGCCACGGTTGGCCTCTCCGGCTATGCACTCAGCTACGTGTGCAAATGCTCGGAGTACTACGAGGGCAACCCTTACATCGCCAATGGATGCCGAG ACATCGATGAGTGCAAGTTCCCGGATCTATACTACTGCTCGAGCAAAGGCATATGCAAGAACAGGCCGGGAGGATATGACTGTCCATGCAAGCCAGGAATGAGAGGCGATGGGAAATTGGGACAGTGTGTGGAGAAATTTCCCATTGTAGCCAAGGCGATTGTGG GTATCATTGGTGGTATTTCTATCATAGTGGTTATATCATTCCTAGTTCTTCTCCGCAAAGAGAGAAGGAAGACCAGGGAGTTGTACGAAAAGAATGGTGGACCTACACTAGAGAGAGCAAAAaatattaaaattttcaaaaaggaGGAGCTCGTGCCAATTTTAAAGGAAAGCAATCTTATCGGAAGAGGTGGGTTCGGTATAGTTTACAAGGGCACTCTTGGTAAAGAACAAGTTGCAGTGAAGCAACCGATTAGTGGTAGTCTGCTGGAAAATGACCAATTTGCAAATGAAGTCATCATCCAATCTCAAGTCATCCACAAGAATATTGTTAGGCTCATAGGTTGTTGCCTCGAGGTTGGTACCCCGTTGCTGGTATACAAATTTCTCTCTGGTGGTAGCCTGGATGACATTCTTCACAGCAAAGACAAGAAGCCTCTAAACTTGGATATACGTTTAAGTATTTCTGTAGAATCAGCAGATGGTCTTGCTTACATGCATTCAAAAACAAACACCAAAATCCTACACGGTGATGTCAAACCAGCAAATATACTTTTGGATGATAAGTTTGTCCCCAAGATCTCGGACTTTGGCATATCAAGGTTGATTGCGGGAGACAAAGACCACACCGGAAAAGTTATCGGTGACTTGAGCTATATGGATCCAGTATATCTACAGCCAGGCCTGCTAACTGAAAAGAGTGACGTCTATAGCTTCGGAGTGGTGTTGTTGGAACTTATTAGTAGGAAGAAGGCCACACATTCTGACAATAACAACTTAGTAAAGAGCTTCCTCGAAGTTCACAACAACGAGAACAGAGCAACCAACTTGTTTGACAATGAAATTGCGGCAGCGGAAGACATGGAGCTTCTTCAAAATCTGACAGGAATGGCAGTCGAGTGTCTGAACCTTGACGTGGATCAAAGACCAGCGATGGCAGATATAGCACACCGCCTTCTAATACTGAACAAGTCTCGTAGATGGTAA